GTCGTTCGGCAATTCGCTGCCACAGCGGACGTTTCACCCACAGCCTGGCGTCCAGCAGGCGCGAGCGCGAGATGTAATCATCCTGAACCGCCGCCAGATCGCCGCCAAAACCGGCGTCATCAATCACCAGGGTGATCTCAAAGTTGAGCCACAGGCTGCGCATATCGAGGTTCACGGTTCCCACGAGGCTCAGTTCGCCATCAACCAGCACGCTCTTGGTATGTAGCAATCCGCCTTCAAACTGATAGATTTTCACGCCTGCGGCAAGCAGTTCGCTGAAGAACGCGCGGCTTGCCCAGCCCACCAGCAGCGAGTCATTCTTACGCGGCATAATAATGCTGACGTCCACGCCACGCTGCGCGGCGGTACAGATCGCATGCAGCAGATCGTCACTCGGGACGAAGTAGGGGGTCGTCATGATCAAATACTCACGTGCGGAATAGGTCGCGGTGAGCAGCGCCTGATGGATCAGATCCTCCGGGAAACCCGGGCCAGACGCGATGGTGTGGATGGTGTGGCCGCTGGCCTCTTCAAACGGCATGATATTGCCGTCTGGCGGTGGCGGCAGGATGCGTTTGCCCGTCTCAATTTCCCAGTCACAGGAATAAACGATCCCCATCGACGTCGCCACCGGGCCTTCCATACGCGCCATCAGGTCGATCCATTGTCCGACCCCGGAATCTTGTTTGAAGAAGCGGGGGTCAACCATGTTCATGCTGCCGGTGTAGGCAATATAGTTATCAATCAGGATCATCTTACGGTGCTGGCGCAGATCCATGCGTCGCAGGAAAACACGCAGCAGGTTAACCTTGAGCGCCTCCACCACTTCGATACCCGCATTGCGCATCATACCGGCCCAGGGGCTGCGGAAAAACGCGACGCTCCCTGCGGAGTCGAGCATAAGGCGGCAGTGGATCCCACGACGCGCGGCCGCCATCAGCGACTCGGCAACTTGGTCCGCCATCCCGCCTGGCTGCCAGATGTAAAACACCATCTCGATGTTGTGGCGTGCAAGCTGAATGTCACGGATCAGCGCCTGCATCACATCATCGGAGGTGGTCATCAGCTGCAGCTGGTTCCCCTTGACGCCGCCAATTCCCTGGCGCCGCTCGCACAGCTGAAACAGCGATGCCGCGACGCTGCTATTTTCTTCTGCAAAGATATGTTTGCAGGCTTTGAGATCGTTAAGCCACTTTGCTGTCGATGGCCACATCGCGCGGGCGCGCTCTGCACGCCGTTTACCCAAATGGAGTTCGCCAAAAGAGAGATAGGCGATGATGCCCACCAGCGGCAGAATATAGATAATCAGAAGCCAGGCCATGGCAGAGGGTACGGCTCTGCGCTTCATCAGGATACGTAATGTCACCCCCGCGATTAACAGCCAGTATCCCAGAATGACCAGCCAACTCACCACGGTGTAGAAGGTTGTCATAGTTAAAAAATCCTTTTGAAAGCGTATTGTTATGAGTGTACGCATCAGGATTCATCTGGCAAATAAAAACGGCAGATAAAAGCGCTGGTTTGCCGCCAGGTTGGGTTTATAATGGCCTTTCTTATAAAGAAAGAGTTGTAGACATGAAGCGCAGTAGAAATGAAGTAGGGCGCTGGCGCATGTTGCGACAGGTGAGTCGTCGTAAGGCTCGTTGGCTGGAAGCACAATCCCGCCGCAATATGCGTATTCACGCCATCAGGAAATGTGGGCTTAGCCGACACCGTAATGCATTACTGTTCGCGGTCCAGGACATCTGATCCCCACAGGGCACCGTCACGGTGCCCACAATGCCGCCAAAATCTATCATTATTTGCAGTCCCCGACAGCAGGCTTCCGCGGTATACTTTGCGCGCCTAATCTTATGAAATTACGAGAATGAATCCCTATTTGTGGGTCTTTATTGTGCTTTTAGCGCTGGACGCGCTCAGGGAAGAATTACAGCTGCCGACATTCTCTTCACTGGCAGTATATATATACGCCTGGGCCACGCAGTGGATTGTTTAAAAGGAAAATGGAATGAACGGAAAACATATCGCGTTATTTCTCGGGATTGCGCTGCTCGGCGGGTGTGCGAATACAAAAACGTCACCCGAACGCCATGCGTATTATTTCGTCTCGCATAAATCCAGTTTTGTCGGGGGCAACTACACCTCGAGCGTTTCACAAAATTACCGACTGAACGTACCACAGTTCCGTGAACTGTATGCCCGCGGCAAAGCGGACCGCGCCGCAGGCCGAACACAGGAGGAAGCGTCTGCCTATGCGCAGAGTATCCGCGACCAGCTTAAACAAGATGCGAGTACCGATCACTCGTTCAACGGCAACGCCAGTGACACATGGACCTCCGGGATGGAGGAAAAAGACGCCATCCTGTTTGGCAATGAACTGGCCGCGTCTTATCTTGACGGCTATAACGGCGTACAATAGCCGGGCGTTTTGGGAATATCGTCGTTGCAGCGATATTCTCGTCATTTTAAGCAAAAGGAGGGAGAGGTGTTTGCGGAGTTTGGTGTACTGAATTTTTGGACGTACGTTGTCGGCGCATTTTTTATTGTTCTGGTTCCAGGTCCGAATACCTTGTTTGTGCTGAAAACAGGGATTGGCCACGGTGTTAAAAAAGGTTATCTGGCCGCCACCGGGGTATTTATCGGCGACGCGGTACTGATGTTCCTGGCCTGGGCAGGTGTCGCTGCGCTTATCCAGACGACGCCGGTGTTATTCAATATTGTTCGTTATCTGGGCGCATTTTATCTGTTGTGGCTCGGGGGAAAAATACTCTGGTCAGTGGCTACCCGGAAAAATGACGGCCCACAGAGCGGAACAGAACCCGCCAGCATGATCATGAAGCGCTCGCTGGTGTTAAGCCTGACGAACCCAAAAGCGATTCTGTTCTACGTCTCGTTTTTTGTGCAGTTCATTGATGTGCGGGCTGAAAACACAGGCACCTCTTTCCTGATCCTTGCTACAACGCTCGAGCTTATCAGCTTTATGTATATGAGCTTCCTGATCTTCTCCGGCGCGTTTGTCACGCGCTACCTGAAAACCAAAAAGAAACTGGCGACGCTGGGAAATGGTTTGATAGGGCTGCTGTTTGTGGGCTTTGCGGCGAGGCTGGCATCACTACACTGAGTAAAATCAGTCGAAAAAAGGCTCCTGAGGGAGCCTTTTTAATGTCTGGCGTAGCTGGAAAGCCGCGCCAGACAAGGCTTCACGTTTTACTACTAGCAGCCAAAAGCCATAAAAAGCGGCTAGGGTGTGGACACATTGTGGACACTCTTACCACCATTAGCACCCTTCAGCGGGTTAAGCGAAATCGCGTCCTGCAGATACTGAGGAGCGAAGTGCGCATAGACCATTGTCTGCGCAATTTTCGTATGACCTAAGATCCTCTGCAGTGTGATGATATTGCCCCCGTTAATCATAAAGTGCGTGGCGAAAGAGTGTCGTAGAGCATGTGTTGCTTGCCCCGCCGGTAAGTCGGGCTTAACTTCTTTGAGGATTCGCCTGAATTCAGCATAACTGGCGTCAGGAAACAGAAAACCTCGTGTTTTGCCTACAACATAAGCCGCAACGTCATCAGAGATCGGGACCGTGCGGGGTGTGTTGGTTTTCGTCTTAACGAAAGACACCCGGTTATGAATCACGTTCTCCGCCTTCAACCGCGCAGCTTCTCCCCATCTTGCCCCGGTACTCAAACACAAAACCGCAATTTTACGATTATCACCTGAGAGCGCAGCAAGTAAGGCGTCAATTTCCTCAAGAGTGAGATAGCCCGTTTCGGCAGTCTGCTCTTTCAGTTTTTTGAATCCCCTGAATGGATGCTCACCGTTATACAGTTCTGACTCAATCAGGGTTGTGAACATTCCACCTAGTGTGATCAGGTCACGGTTGATGGTAGTTGGCTTAATACCTTCACCCCGACGTTGAGCACAATATTGCGTTATCAGGCTCTTGGTGATCTGGAAAGCGCACGGGTTTCCGGTCATCGTTTCGAAACGCTCAATTTTCCTGAGATACGATTGACCGTGCTCCTCATGTTTACCTTTCAGCTTCCACCACAACTCTTTCAGTTCTGACAATTGGCGTTTGTCCGTTGGTTTTGAGAGCCATTCCTTTGAGTGATGGTTATATTGAGTGTGCTTTTCAAAAGCCATCGCCTCGCTTTTCTTGTCGAACTTCCGACGGATGCGTTTTCCGTTACGCCCGCTCGGTCTAATGTCCACTTCATATCGACCATCATCGAGCTTTTTAACAGACATAAAGCCTCCCGATGATGTAACTGCGTACTTCAATTTCCTGATTTAAATAGCAAAAACTCACTGTGCATTTGCTGCACAAAAAAGCGCCGTAAATGGTTAGCCAGTTTTCTGGTCTGAGTGGGGTGACGTTGTTGTCTGCTGCCCAAAGTGCGCGAGAGCCGGTGCAATTTGCCCAGCTTCAGGTGCTATTTGGTCAGTCATAAACCATAAGGTGTACTTGGTGAAACGAGGATGTTGAAGGATTCTCATTATGGGCTCGACACCCGGTTTTTTATCCCCAGCTTCGTATCCACAAAATGAACCATATGCTATTCCGGTTAACTCACTGATTTCCTTTCTATTTAATCGTTCTGACTCCCTGATGAGTTTGATTTTTTCATTTATCGGGGTTGACATGAATCCTCCATACGATGATTATTCCCTTATAAGGAAATAAATTCCTTATTAGTGGGTTTTGGCTATAGGCAATTAAAGCCCTTTATGAGCAATTAAATGCACTAAAGGAGAATCGTAACAGATGAACAACCAGCTTGTAAGTAGCACGGATGCGGTCCCGTATCAGGAGTTTGCCCGTCTTATTGGAAAAACTCCTGCAGCGGTTAAAGGGATGATTGAGAAGGGCAAGTTACCTGTTGTTGAGATGACCGATCCGCAGTCGACGAGTGGGCGTGCAGGGGAATATTGGGTTTATCTTCCAGCGTGGAATAAGGGCATGAAGATGGCCTATGACAGCCGCCCGAAGGAAATTAGAGACGGTTGGCTGATGTGGCTCGGATTAGGGGAGCCAGTATGAATAATGAACCTCGCTGTATTGCACAGTTGCTTCGAAGAGAAAGCCCTAAACCTACCAACTTCACTATCACTCACGGTCGCGGACGCAAGGGCATCATCATCCGAACCCGTAAGACGGGTGTTATCGAGAAGCTTCGCCGCCTGGTCAAAAAGAGAGGGCTGTGGTTATGACGGTCATGACACTTAATGTGATCCAGAAGCAACCAACAGCACTTCGCGGTCTGGTCTGCAAGTATCTGGCTCAGCCTCGCTGGCAAGACACTTGCGATTTTTACAATCAGATGATGGAGCGGGAGCGTCTTACGGTTTGTTTCCACGCTCAATTAAAACAGCGTCACTCTGTCATGCGCTTAGAGGAAATGACCGAAGCCGATCGTGAGCGTCTTGTTTGCGCGCTTGATGAATTGAGAAATGCATTCACCCGGTATCGCCAACTTGGCACCTCAAAAGCAACTTTCATCAGCCGCCTGACTGTAAGCCAAAGACGCTCATTGTTTCTTCATGCGGGACTGACAGAGCAGGAATTTATGATGCCGCACTGGCGTTTGAATGAGGAGGACTGTTATTGGCGTGACAAACTTTTCCGCGCTTTGCGAGAGTTGTTCAGCCTTTTTGAGTACGCACCAACCATTTTAACCTCAGTAAAACCTGAGCAGTATTTACATTAATTAATCTGGATTCGTTTTATTACGCGCCTTACAGCGTGGGGACTCCTCTTGTCCGGAGATAGGCAAATGCAAAAACAAAATACAGCGCAGCGGGGAATGTATTCGGCACATCTGGCGCAGGCAGTAAGCGAGGCACAGCGCGACACGGCGACCCGTTTCTCTTCGCAGTTTGACGGACTTATCGCGTACATCAGTAAGTCAGAACTTAATCGCACCGAGATTATCGAGTTATTAGGCCAGGAGTCGGAAAAGTTACACAACTCAATTTTCGGTAGAGCTGGCTAATCACTTTTAACAGGAAGCAAAATGAGCATACGCATCGAGATTAATAACCAATACGTCATCACTAGTGACCGCTATCAATTCATTTTGCAGGAAAAAAAGACCGCTACATCCGGGAAGAATGAAGGTAAGGAATGGTTGGACGTTGTGGGTTACTACCCAACTGTCCCTAAACTCGTTTCAGGTCTGATTCTCCACGATATTTTGACAGGTGAAGCGAGCAGCTTTGCAGAATTGGGCTATCAAATCGAACGCATTGGTCAAGAGTGCAGCGCTTGCTTTTCTAAAGGGAACACTCGCAAATGACGATTGATGCTCGATGCTTAGCTGATAACACAATCAACATAGTCACAGTTTCTGGCGGGAAAGATAGTTTAGCTGATTGG
This region of Enterobacter cancerogenus genomic DNA includes:
- a CDS encoding helix-turn-helix domain-containing protein yields the protein MSTPINEKIKLIRESERLNRKEISELTGIAYGSFCGYEAGDKKPGVEPIMRILQHPRFTKYTLWFMTDQIAPEAGQIAPALAHFGQQTTTSPHSDQKTG
- a CDS encoding DUF2732 family protein — its product is MQKQNTAQRGMYSAHLAQAVSEAQRDTATRFSSQFDGLIAYISKSELNRTEIIELLGQESEKLHNSIFGRAG
- a CDS encoding KPN_01571 family protein; protein product: MNPYLWVFIVLLALDALREELQLPTFSSLAVYIYAWATQWIV
- a CDS encoding Exc2 family lipoprotein, with protein sequence MNGKHIALFLGIALLGGCANTKTSPERHAYYFVSHKSSFVGGNYTSSVSQNYRLNVPQFRELYARGKADRAAGRTQEEASAYAQSIRDQLKQDASTDHSFNGNASDTWTSGMEEKDAILFGNELAASYLDGYNGVQ
- a CDS encoding replication protein B — protein: MTVMTLNVIQKQPTALRGLVCKYLAQPRWQDTCDFYNQMMERERLTVCFHAQLKQRHSVMRLEEMTEADRERLVCALDELRNAFTRYRQLGTSKATFISRLTVSQRRSLFLHAGLTEQEFMMPHWRLNEEDCYWRDKLFRALRELFSLFEYAPTILTSVKPEQYLH
- a CDS encoding phage integrase → MSVKKLDDGRYEVDIRPSGRNGKRIRRKFDKKSEAMAFEKHTQYNHHSKEWLSKPTDKRQLSELKELWWKLKGKHEEHGQSYLRKIERFETMTGNPCAFQITKSLITQYCAQRRGEGIKPTTINRDLITLGGMFTTLIESELYNGEHPFRGFKKLKEQTAETGYLTLEEIDALLAALSGDNRKIAVLCLSTGARWGEAARLKAENVIHNRVSFVKTKTNTPRTVPISDDVAAYVVGKTRGFLFPDASYAEFRRILKEVKPDLPAGQATHALRHSFATHFMINGGNIITLQRILGHTKIAQTMVYAHFAPQYLQDAISLNPLKGANGGKSVHNVSTP
- a CDS encoding DUF5405 family protein, which encodes MSIRIEINNQYVITSDRYQFILQEKKTATSGKNEGKEWLDVVGYYPTVPKLVSGLILHDILTGEASSFAELGYQIERIGQECSACFSKGNTRK
- the leuE gene encoding leucine efflux protein LeuE translates to MFAEFGVLNFWTYVVGAFFIVLVPGPNTLFVLKTGIGHGVKKGYLAATGVFIGDAVLMFLAWAGVAALIQTTPVLFNIVRYLGAFYLLWLGGKILWSVATRKNDGPQSGTEPASMIMKRSLVLSLTNPKAILFYVSFFVQFIDVRAENTGTSFLILATTLELISFMYMSFLIFSGAFVTRYLKTKKKLATLGNGLIGLLFVGFAARLASLH
- the cls gene encoding cardiolipin synthase: MTTFYTVVSWLVILGYWLLIAGVTLRILMKRRAVPSAMAWLLIIYILPLVGIIAYLSFGELHLGKRRAERARAMWPSTAKWLNDLKACKHIFAEENSSVAASLFQLCERRQGIGGVKGNQLQLMTTSDDVMQALIRDIQLARHNIEMVFYIWQPGGMADQVAESLMAAARRGIHCRLMLDSAGSVAFFRSPWAGMMRNAGIEVVEALKVNLLRVFLRRMDLRQHRKMILIDNYIAYTGSMNMVDPRFFKQDSGVGQWIDLMARMEGPVATSMGIVYSCDWEIETGKRILPPPPDGNIMPFEEASGHTIHTIASGPGFPEDLIHQALLTATYSAREYLIMTTPYFVPSDDLLHAICTAAQRGVDVSIIMPRKNDSLLVGWASRAFFSELLAAGVKIYQFEGGLLHTKSVLVDGELSLVGTVNLDMRSLWLNFEITLVIDDAGFGGDLAAVQDDYISRSRLLDARLWVKRPLWQRIAERLFYFFSPLL
- a CDS encoding YciY family protein, giving the protein MKRSRNEVGRWRMLRQVSRRKARWLEAQSRRNMRIHAIRKCGLSRHRNALLFAVQDI
- a CDS encoding regulatory phage cox family protein, whose amino-acid sequence is MNNQLVSSTDAVPYQEFARLIGKTPAAVKGMIEKGKLPVVEMTDPQSTSGRAGEYWVYLPAWNKGMKMAYDSRPKEIRDGWLMWLGLGEPV